One Corynebacterium efficiens YS-314 DNA segment encodes these proteins:
- a CDS encoding glycerate kinase family protein → MPSTPTIIIAPDSYKGTATATQAATWLAEGVREILADAEITLAPMADGGEGTAEIFGGEVITLPTTNAAGRLTEASYIFDEAAATAYIDVAAASGLPAVADNPVPTTGDTYGTGVLIADAVTRGATRITLGLGGSATTDGGTGILVALGAVPRNKEGYALRKGGADLVNLDNIDTALLNIPAAVAEWVLLTDVTAPATGPDGAAHVFGPQKGATPEEVELLDAGLSHLCDVLDVDGTIPGMGAAGGIGIGLTWLSTLMHGTTDHIHILPGAPLIARATGVEELIPRADLVITGEGRLDAQSHTGKVVGTLHALTSAAGVPLAVAAGEIDGEVPEGIIPVELEKSNDVAAQLRAAGRRIAERFAAGSATDH, encoded by the coding sequence ATGCCCTCCACCCCCACCATCATCATCGCGCCGGATTCCTACAAGGGCACCGCCACCGCCACCCAGGCGGCAACCTGGCTGGCCGAGGGCGTTCGGGAGATCCTGGCCGACGCGGAGATCACCCTGGCCCCCATGGCCGATGGCGGTGAGGGCACCGCGGAGATCTTCGGCGGGGAGGTCATCACCCTGCCCACCACCAACGCGGCGGGGCGACTCACCGAGGCCAGCTACATCTTCGATGAGGCCGCGGCCACCGCCTACATCGATGTCGCCGCCGCCTCGGGCCTGCCCGCGGTGGCGGACAACCCGGTGCCCACCACCGGTGACACCTACGGCACCGGTGTGCTCATCGCGGACGCGGTGACCCGGGGAGCCACCCGCATCACGCTGGGCCTGGGCGGTTCGGCCACCACCGACGGCGGCACCGGCATCCTCGTCGCACTCGGGGCGGTACCCCGCAACAAGGAGGGCTACGCCCTGCGCAAGGGTGGTGCGGACCTGGTCAACCTGGACAACATCGACACCGCGCTGCTCAACATCCCCGCGGCCGTGGCGGAATGGGTGCTGCTCACGGATGTCACCGCACCGGCCACCGGTCCGGACGGTGCGGCCCATGTCTTCGGGCCCCAGAAGGGTGCCACACCTGAGGAGGTGGAGCTTCTCGACGCTGGACTGTCCCACCTGTGCGACGTCCTCGACGTTGACGGCACCATCCCCGGCATGGGTGCGGCCGGCGGCATCGGGATCGGGCTGACCTGGTTGTCCACCCTCATGCACGGCACCACCGACCACATCCACATCCTGCCCGGCGCGCCCCTGATCGCCCGAGCCACCGGTGTGGAGGAGCTGATCCCCCGGGCGGATCTGGTCATCACCGGTGAGGGGCGTCTCGATGCCCAGTCCCACACCGGCAAGGTGGTGGGCACCCTCCATGCCCTGACCTCGGCGGCCGGTGTCCCCCTCGCGGTGGCCGCAGGTGAAATCGACGGGGAGGTCCCGGAGGGGATCATCCCCGTCGAATTGGAGAAGAGTAACGATGTGGCGGCCCAGCTGCGTGCCGCCGGCAGGCGGATCGCCGAGAGGTTCGCTGCGGGATCCGCCACGGACCACTAG
- a CDS encoding DUF4921 family protein, translating into MNSPFRIQPTPIRTMADGTIKQVHPFTGTEVWTVPGRGNRPLSRPAPDPVPLSPEDHTSYCAFCPDNQLSTPPEKSRMVRTGKGDFEVLAGGLPRDLDKTVAEFRRVPNLFEIVTYEYWNKNFGFEMDPETAMRMATYLADPEGRRHVLSIVRTRMKAAGEDGSSLTEAELLERAPSYFSGGHDVIIARRHFTDDATDDSQLASSGTLTSDEHAAFIRFTLDGMRDLYARNRYAPYVVAFQNWLKPAGASFDHLHKQLVAIDERGYQNDVELAQLRHNPNMYNEWGVDYAGYHNLIIAENDHAVAFAGFGHRYPTLEIYSRSPVSEPWLQSGEEVRAMSDLIHACHAATGPDVPCNEEWHHKPVDVDMPMPWRVTIKWRVSTLAGFEGGTKIYLNTLSPQNVRDRVVRELYRLRDEGWIDEEMRIATECSVQRNSLRYNPLLQR; encoded by the coding sequence ATGAACAGTCCCTTCCGTATCCAACCCACCCCCATCCGCACCATGGCCGATGGCACCATCAAGCAGGTTCATCCCTTCACCGGCACGGAGGTGTGGACGGTGCCCGGACGGGGGAACCGGCCGCTGTCACGTCCCGCCCCGGACCCGGTGCCTCTGAGCCCGGAGGATCACACCTCCTACTGCGCCTTCTGCCCGGACAACCAGCTGTCCACTCCCCCGGAGAAGTCCCGGATGGTGCGTACCGGAAAGGGGGATTTCGAGGTCCTGGCCGGTGGGCTGCCCAGGGACCTGGACAAGACGGTCGCGGAATTCCGGCGGGTGCCCAACCTGTTTGAGATCGTCACCTATGAGTACTGGAACAAGAACTTCGGTTTCGAGATGGATCCCGAGACCGCCATGCGCATGGCCACCTACCTCGCCGACCCCGAGGGACGTCGACATGTTCTGTCGATCGTGCGCACGAGGATGAAGGCCGCCGGTGAGGATGGTTCCAGCCTGACGGAGGCGGAACTGCTGGAACGCGCCCCGAGTTATTTCTCCGGGGGCCACGATGTCATCATCGCCCGGCGCCATTTCACCGACGACGCCACCGACGACTCCCAGCTGGCCTCCTCCGGCACCCTGACCAGTGATGAGCACGCCGCCTTCATCCGGTTCACCCTCGACGGCATGCGTGATCTGTATGCCCGCAACCGGTATGCCCCCTATGTGGTGGCGTTCCAGAACTGGCTCAAACCCGCCGGTGCGTCCTTCGACCATCTGCACAAACAGCTCGTGGCCATCGACGAGCGCGGATACCAGAATGATGTGGAACTGGCGCAGCTGCGGCACAACCCCAACATGTACAACGAGTGGGGTGTGGATTACGCCGGGTACCACAACCTCATCATCGCGGAGAATGATCACGCCGTGGCCTTCGCCGGTTTTGGCCACCGCTACCCCACCCTGGAGATCTACTCCAGGTCCCCGGTGTCGGAGCCGTGGCTACAGTCCGGGGAGGAGGTCCGTGCCATGAGCGATCTCATCCACGCCTGTCACGCCGCCACCGGCCCCGATGTGCCCTGCAATGAGGAGTGGCACCACAAACCGGTGGATGTGGACATGCCGATGCCGTGGCGGGTCACGATCAAGTGGCGGGTGTCCACCCTGGCCGGTTTCGAGGGCGGCACCAAGATCTACCTCAACACCCTCTCACCCCAGAATGTCCGCGACCGGGTGGTCCGGGAACTGTACCGTCTGCGGGACGAGGGGTGGATCGACGAGGAGATGAGGATCGCCACGGAGTGTTCCGTGCAGCGCAACAGTCTGAGGTACAACCCGTTGCTGCAGCGGTGA
- a CDS encoding ABC transporter ATP-binding protein, whose product MINRLLRTAAPVRGTLIASTLLRLLSQLTAAGLIIVPAWVFTTGPDLSPWMLGVVMALLALTAAISRWGEQVCGHRAAFTLLARMRVELYDALVRQGTPRVRAGSGAVLAVATRDINSIEVFFAHTIAPTVTAVLLSLTAGAALFVLDPVAGIIGVAGIILGWLIPLFGHATAGPGEAGIRSLISQHLAEDAAGRLELQSHHAEANRLRQLAGLEDRLNRAVTAQGLRVGFRQGLALAWPWIAAALIIWATSDVVAAVIVLGVAPALDAVEGFARTLPTALESARRYYQLIDAPVTIPETTEPARLPDGPLDIRWEDVTIGQGRPILSGVSITVDAGEHIGLVGPSGKGKSTLASTLVRLQDVQAGRVTLGGVDVREIPLGELRDSVAFVEQTSTLFRGSVLDNLRVGNPDLSEEEAMAAMRAASIGDIDLGTSALALSGGQKQRVCLARALARRPRVLVLDEATSHQDALNQAELSRTLSGLRDTTVIIIAHRRAALSGVDRVVELA is encoded by the coding sequence GTGATCAACCGTCTGCTGCGTACCGCCGCCCCCGTGCGGGGCACACTCATCGCCTCCACCCTGCTGCGTCTGCTCAGCCAGCTCACGGCCGCGGGGCTCATCATCGTCCCCGCCTGGGTGTTCACCACCGGCCCGGACCTGTCCCCCTGGATGCTCGGGGTGGTCATGGCGCTGCTCGCGCTGACCGCGGCGATCAGCCGGTGGGGTGAGCAGGTGTGTGGCCACCGCGCCGCGTTCACCCTGCTCGCCCGGATGCGCGTGGAGCTTTACGACGCCCTCGTCCGCCAGGGCACACCCCGTGTCCGGGCCGGCAGCGGTGCGGTGCTCGCCGTGGCCACACGTGACATCAACTCCATCGAGGTGTTCTTCGCCCACACCATCGCCCCCACCGTCACGGCGGTGCTGCTCAGTCTCACCGCGGGTGCTGCCCTGTTCGTCCTCGACCCGGTCGCCGGGATCATAGGTGTAGCGGGCATCATCCTCGGGTGGCTGATCCCGCTGTTCGGCCACGCCACCGCCGGTCCGGGAGAGGCCGGGATCCGCAGCCTGATCTCCCAGCATCTGGCGGAGGATGCCGCAGGGCGCCTGGAGCTCCAGTCCCACCACGCCGAAGCCAACCGTCTGCGGCAGCTGGCGGGTCTCGAGGACCGGCTGAACCGCGCGGTGACCGCCCAGGGCCTGCGTGTCGGATTCCGTCAGGGCCTGGCACTGGCCTGGCCGTGGATCGCGGCGGCCCTCATCATCTGGGCCACCTCTGACGTGGTGGCAGCTGTCATCGTGCTGGGTGTGGCACCCGCCCTCGATGCGGTCGAGGGCTTCGCCCGTACCCTGCCCACCGCCCTGGAGAGCGCACGACGCTACTACCAGCTCATCGACGCGCCCGTGACCATCCCGGAAACCACCGAGCCAGCCCGCCTGCCCGACGGCCCCCTGGATATCCGCTGGGAGGATGTCACCATCGGCCAGGGGCGCCCGATCCTGAGCGGGGTGTCCATCACCGTCGATGCCGGTGAGCACATCGGTCTGGTCGGCCCCAGCGGTAAGGGGAAATCCACCCTGGCCAGCACACTGGTGCGCCTCCAGGATGTGCAGGCCGGCCGGGTCACCCTCGGCGGCGTGGATGTCCGCGAGATCCCCCTCGGGGAACTGCGCGACTCCGTCGCCTTCGTCGAACAGACCTCCACCCTCTTCCGGGGTTCCGTCCTGGACAACCTCCGGGTGGGTAACCCGGATCTCAGCGAGGAGGAGGCCATGGCGGCGATGCGGGCGGCCTCCATCGGCGACATTGACCTGGGCACCAGCGCCCTCGCCCTGTCCGGCGGGCAGAAACAGCGTGTCTGCCTCGCCCGCGCACTCGCACGTCGACCACGGGTGCTGGTGTTGGATGAGGCGACCAGCCACCAGGATGCCCTCAACCAGGCGGAGTTGTCCCGCACCCTGTCCGGCCTGCGGGACACCACCGTGATCATCATCGCCCACCGCCGGGCGGCGCTGTCCGGGGTGGACCGGGTGGTTGAACTGGCCTGA
- the gdhA gene encoding NADP-specific glutamate dehydrogenase has product MTVDEQVSNYYDMLLKRNAGEPEFHQAVAEVLESLKIVLEKDPHYADYGLIQRLCEPERQLIFRVPWVDDNGQVHVNRGFRVQFNSALGPYKGGLRFHPSVNLGIVKFLGFEQIFKNSLTGLPIGGGKGGSDFDPKGKSELEIMRFCQSFMTELHRHIGEYRDVPAGDIGVGGREIGYLFGHYRRLANQHESGVLTGKGLTWGGSLVRTEATGFGTVYFVQEMIKAEGETLEGKKVIVSGSGNVATYAIQKVQELGAVVVGFSDSSGWVSTPNGVDVAKLREIKEVRRARVSSYADEVEGAEYHTDGSIWDLTADIALPCATQNELDGDNARTLADNGCRFVAEGANMPSTPEAIDVFRERGVLFGPGKAANAGGVATSALEMQQNASRDSWSFEYTDERLHRIMKNIFKSCADTAKEYGHEKNYVVGANIAGFKKVADAMLAQGVI; this is encoded by the coding sequence ATGACTGTAGATGAGCAGGTCTCCAACTACTACGACATGCTGCTGAAGCGCAACGCCGGGGAACCTGAGTTCCACCAGGCTGTCGCGGAGGTTCTCGAATCTCTGAAGATCGTCCTGGAGAAGGACCCGCACTACGCCGACTACGGTCTGATCCAGCGTCTCTGCGAACCGGAACGCCAGCTGATCTTCCGTGTGCCCTGGGTGGATGACAACGGTCAGGTGCACGTCAACCGTGGTTTCCGTGTCCAGTTCAACTCCGCACTCGGCCCGTACAAGGGTGGTCTGCGTTTCCACCCCTCCGTCAACCTCGGCATCGTCAAGTTCCTCGGCTTCGAGCAGATCTTCAAGAACTCCCTCACCGGTCTGCCGATCGGTGGCGGCAAGGGTGGTTCCGACTTCGACCCGAAGGGCAAGTCCGAGCTGGAGATCATGCGCTTCTGCCAGTCCTTCATGACCGAGCTGCACCGCCACATCGGCGAGTACCGGGATGTCCCGGCCGGTGACATCGGAGTCGGTGGCCGCGAGATCGGTTACCTCTTCGGCCACTACCGCCGTCTGGCCAACCAGCACGAGTCCGGTGTGCTCACCGGCAAGGGCCTGACCTGGGGTGGTTCCCTGGTCCGCACCGAGGCCACCGGCTTCGGCACCGTCTACTTCGTCCAGGAGATGATCAAGGCGGAAGGGGAGACCCTCGAGGGCAAGAAGGTCATCGTCTCCGGTTCCGGCAACGTGGCCACCTACGCCATCCAGAAGGTGCAGGAACTGGGTGCGGTTGTGGTCGGCTTCTCCGACTCCAGCGGCTGGGTCTCCACCCCGAACGGTGTTGACGTGGCCAAGCTGCGTGAGATCAAGGAGGTCCGTCGTGCACGCGTGTCCTCCTACGCCGACGAGGTGGAGGGTGCGGAGTACCACACCGACGGCTCCATCTGGGATCTGACCGCCGACATCGCGCTGCCCTGCGCCACCCAGAACGAACTGGACGGCGACAACGCCCGCACCCTCGCGGACAACGGCTGCCGCTTCGTGGCGGAGGGCGCCAACATGCCCTCCACCCCCGAGGCCATCGACGTCTTCCGTGAGCGTGGTGTTCTCTTCGGGCCGGGCAAGGCTGCCAACGCCGGTGGCGTGGCCACCTCCGCCCTGGAGATGCAGCAGAACGCCTCCCGTGATTCCTGGAGCTTCGAGTACACCGATGAGCGTCTCCACCGCATCATGAAGAACATCTTCAAGTCCTGCGCCGATACCGCCAAGGAGTACGGCCACGAGAAGAACTACGTGGTCGGTGCGAACATCGCCGGATTCAAGAAGGTCGCTGACGCCATGCTCGCCCAGGGTGTCATCTAA
- a CDS encoding amidohydrolase, with the protein MSHISDLLRNHGVDLSWQEGLYQDLHEHPELSGFESETSRTILSQLERFDCEVISPVGGYGVIAIFRNGDHEKYPVALMRADFDGLPVKETTGVPWASTRMRPLDGTNVPVMHACGHDMHTTALLGACALLDERRDAWQGTFIALFQPSEENARGANAMVSDGLAQKIPRPDVCFSQHVVPGPAGAVMSRPGAALAACDSINIRIRGRSAHGSMPHNSIDPTYVAAMIVVRLQGIVGREVSPEEFAVISVGTLSSGNSNNTIPSEARLVLNCRFYNDKVKKRVYRAIERVVKGECMASGIEHEPVIEYFAHGELTDNDVEVFAKVRPVFDEVFGPQSVTSDRWTASEDFPNIPLALNSPYLYWTIGATPAGDWARAVAADRVAQDIPANHMGDFLPDFVPTVASATTAAAAAVLTYLGVPSHQKS; encoded by the coding sequence ATGAGCCATATCTCCGATCTGCTGCGCAACCATGGTGTCGACCTGTCCTGGCAGGAGGGCCTCTACCAGGATCTCCACGAGCACCCGGAGCTGTCCGGTTTCGAATCCGAGACCTCGCGCACCATCCTCAGCCAGCTGGAACGCTTCGACTGCGAGGTCATCTCACCGGTCGGGGGGTACGGTGTCATCGCGATCTTCCGCAATGGTGACCATGAGAAGTACCCGGTCGCACTGATGCGCGCCGATTTCGACGGCCTGCCCGTCAAGGAGACCACCGGGGTGCCGTGGGCCTCGACGCGGATGCGTCCCCTCGACGGCACGAATGTTCCGGTCATGCACGCCTGTGGCCACGACATGCACACCACCGCGCTGCTGGGGGCCTGTGCGCTTCTCGACGAACGACGTGACGCCTGGCAGGGTACCTTCATCGCCCTGTTCCAACCCTCGGAGGAAAACGCCCGCGGGGCCAACGCGATGGTGTCCGACGGCCTGGCGCAGAAGATCCCCCGCCCCGATGTCTGTTTCTCCCAGCATGTGGTGCCGGGACCGGCCGGCGCGGTGATGAGCCGACCCGGTGCGGCCCTGGCGGCCTGCGACTCCATCAACATCCGCATCCGGGGGCGCAGCGCCCACGGATCGATGCCCCACAATTCCATCGATCCGACCTATGTGGCGGCGATGATCGTGGTGCGCCTGCAGGGCATCGTCGGCCGCGAGGTCTCCCCCGAGGAATTCGCGGTGATCTCCGTCGGTACCCTGAGCTCCGGTAATTCCAACAACACCATCCCCAGTGAGGCCCGACTGGTGCTCAACTGCCGGTTCTACAACGACAAGGTGAAGAAACGGGTCTACCGGGCCATTGAACGGGTGGTGAAGGGTGAGTGCATGGCGTCCGGAATCGAGCATGAACCGGTCATCGAGTACTTCGCCCACGGTGAACTCACCGACAATGACGTGGAGGTCTTCGCGAAGGTCCGCCCGGTCTTCGATGAGGTCTTCGGACCCCAGTCGGTGACCTCCGACAGGTGGACCGCATCGGAGGACTTCCCCAATATCCCACTGGCACTCAACAGCCCGTATCTGTACTGGACCATCGGTGCCACCCCCGCCGGTGACTGGGCGCGTGCCGTGGCCGCCGACCGGGTGGCCCAGGACATCCCCGCCAACCACATGGGTGATTTCCTGCCCGATTTTGTACCCACGGTGGCGTCGGCAACTACCGCGGCCGCCGCTGCGGTGTTGACCTACCTGGGTGTCCCCTCCCACCAGAAGTCCTAA
- a CDS encoding ATP-binding cassette domain-containing protein: MRSLLQDVPRVGWLITLLITVRTAVMAVLILGLADLINTQLGGTTGAATPALVATILAAVVAGVLLVVENILPGRLRARQEARWREQLSRTSLSLGPDTPRDDAQVITEATDATEKASTYTILFLGPYLAAMIAPVVVLIILGAAVSWPIAGLLLVGMLVIPVILGWASRSLKGAGAGYGRASGQLAGVFLESVRTLGTTMILNATGSRRARIRGMAEKMRTEVMRLLYRNQLMILVTDGAFGLATTTVAAVAALIGFTRGELGVGEAVAVVLLARLLIDPVNRMGRTFYTGIAGKASLGTIRRALGGRGDAPDPGELPEGRLGAGAVDVDKLTVARGARTVVTDVSFRLPHGAHLAIVGPSGAGKSTLALALAGLQGFTGSVRIGGEDCTAPDLRRSVAYVPQSATLFSGTLADNLDLAGRGVDSSTTADILERARLPLDLRIGETGRGVSGGQAARISAARGLVKGAGVIVLDEATANLDTDNATLLRETARATGATLIEITHRPAEALDADLVLVLADGRIQAFGPPGEIATHGGFFTRVLQEEQ, from the coding sequence GTGCGTTCGCTTCTTCAGGATGTCCCCCGGGTCGGCTGGTTGATCACCCTGTTGATCACCGTTCGTACCGCGGTGATGGCGGTGCTGATCCTGGGCCTGGCGGACCTGATCAACACCCAGCTGGGTGGCACAACCGGTGCTGCCACACCAGCCCTGGTGGCGACCATCCTGGCGGCGGTGGTGGCCGGTGTCCTGCTGGTGGTCGAGAATATCCTCCCGGGGCGGTTGCGGGCCCGTCAGGAGGCCCGGTGGCGTGAGCAGCTCTCGCGCACCAGCCTGTCGCTCGGGCCGGATACACCGCGCGATGACGCCCAGGTGATCACCGAGGCCACGGATGCCACGGAGAAGGCATCAACCTACACCATCCTCTTCCTCGGGCCCTACCTCGCCGCGATGATCGCACCGGTGGTGGTGCTCATCATCCTCGGTGCGGCGGTGTCCTGGCCGATCGCGGGTCTCCTGCTCGTGGGCATGCTGGTGATCCCGGTGATCCTGGGCTGGGCATCCCGTTCCCTCAAGGGCGCCGGTGCCGGGTACGGACGTGCCTCCGGACAGCTGGCCGGGGTGTTCCTGGAATCGGTGCGCACCCTGGGCACCACCATGATCCTCAATGCCACCGGTTCCCGGCGCGCCCGGATCCGTGGCATGGCGGAGAAGATGCGCACCGAGGTGATGAGGCTGCTCTACCGCAACCAGCTGATGATCCTGGTCACCGATGGTGCCTTCGGCCTGGCCACCACGACGGTGGCGGCGGTCGCGGCGCTGATCGGCTTCACCCGTGGGGAGCTGGGGGTGGGTGAGGCGGTGGCGGTGGTGCTGCTGGCCCGCCTGCTCATAGACCCGGTCAACCGCATGGGCCGGACCTTCTACACCGGTATCGCCGGCAAGGCCTCGCTGGGCACCATCCGCCGTGCCCTGGGCGGCCGGGGCGATGCCCCGGATCCCGGGGAGCTGCCGGAGGGTCGGTTGGGTGCGGGGGCGGTGGACGTCGACAAGCTCACGGTCGCCCGTGGGGCACGCACGGTGGTCACCGACGTCTCCTTCCGCCTGCCCCACGGGGCGCACCTGGCCATCGTCGGACCCAGTGGTGCCGGCAAGTCCACCCTGGCGCTCGCCCTGGCGGGTCTGCAGGGGTTCACCGGTTCGGTGCGCATCGGCGGTGAGGACTGTACGGCGCCGGATCTGCGGCGGTCGGTGGCGTATGTGCCGCAGTCGGCGACGCTGTTCTCGGGAACGCTGGCCGATAATCTCGATCTGGCCGGCCGGGGTGTGGACAGCTCCACCACCGCGGACATCCTGGAACGGGCGAGGTTGCCCCTGGATCTGCGTATCGGGGAGACCGGGCGTGGTGTCTCCGGGGGTCAGGCCGCCCGCATCTCCGCGGCCCGCGGCCTGGTCAAGGGTGCCGGGGTGATCGTGCTGGATGAGGCGACCGCCAACCTGGACACCGACAACGCGACCCTGTTGCGTGAGACGGCACGTGCCACCGGCGCCACACTCATCGAGATCACACACCGGCCCGCTGAGGCCCTGGATGCGGACCTGGTGCTGGTCCTCGCCGATGGTCGTATCCAGGCCTTCGGTCCCCCGGGGGAGATCGCCACCCACGGCGGATTCTTCACCCGTGTTCTTCAGGAGGAACAGTGA
- a CDS encoding DivIVA domain-containing protein — protein MYKVFESLDALVHNVERAYGVPMTSNCVVPRQEMLALLDDLRDALPAELDDAQDVLDHRDDVLREAEERARVLVEDAEIEARDILERATREADAMIEDATNHANTVVANANDTADRTVTDARREADSLTERAQAEADRLIASGNDSYRRAVAEGQAEQERLVNEAEVVRRANEEAHRIVDAAHADSNKLRNECDEFVDSKLAEFETMLSTTLRSVSSDRTALRRGAGVTGRDSREPVGLDYDRDYDRDIEREPRGYDRDY, from the coding sequence ATGTACAAAGTCTTCGAGTCACTTGATGCACTGGTTCACAACGTCGAGCGTGCCTATGGCGTTCCCATGACCTCCAACTGTGTGGTTCCCCGTCAGGAGATGCTCGCGCTGCTGGATGACCTGCGTGATGCCCTGCCCGCCGAACTCGATGATGCCCAGGATGTGCTCGATCATCGTGATGACGTGCTTCGGGAGGCGGAGGAGCGGGCGCGGGTGCTCGTCGAGGATGCCGAGATCGAGGCCCGGGACATCCTGGAGCGTGCGACCCGGGAGGCCGACGCCATGATCGAGGATGCCACCAACCACGCCAACACCGTGGTGGCCAACGCCAATGACACCGCCGACCGCACCGTCACCGATGCCCGCCGGGAGGCCGACAGCCTCACCGAGCGCGCCCAGGCTGAGGCGGATCGTCTCATCGCCTCGGGCAATGACTCCTACCGTCGCGCCGTGGCGGAGGGCCAGGCCGAGCAGGAACGTCTGGTCAATGAGGCCGAGGTGGTCCGTCGCGCCAATGAGGAGGCGCACCGCATCGTCGATGCCGCCCATGCTGATTCCAACAAGCTGCGCAATGAGTGTGATGAGTTCGTGGACTCCAAACTCGCGGAGTTCGAGACGATGCTGTCGACCACCCTGCGCAGTGTCTCCTCCGACCGCACCGCGCTGCGTCGTGGTGCCGGTGTCACCGGCCGTGATTCCAGGGAACCGGTGGGCCTCGATTATGACCGGGACTATGACCGGGACATCGAACGCGAGCCACGCGGTTACGACCGCGACTACTGA